In one Myxococcus xanthus genomic region, the following are encoded:
- a CDS encoding ferredoxin — MSKQHEPHPMNVPGDFYVVDQCCAACGVPTHIAPETFAFATERLGGDCYVQRQPTTPEEVDRALMVVRCQEFGCVRYRGTHPVILRRLTEAGEGDQCDAPLPAGIRPVLRNHVSVEAQRLDTRAWESAAVLERFRLWLTGQQPNYRTTHIERRASSASFSFSWTENGFHEVTANPIGDVPGRWLLRHAGNITVSEIIAEWLKGAGELGAVQWYSQEEWERGLPGQARPW; from the coding sequence ATGTCGAAGCAGCACGAGCCCCATCCCATGAACGTGCCTGGCGACTTCTATGTCGTGGACCAGTGCTGCGCCGCATGCGGCGTCCCCACACACATTGCGCCAGAGACGTTCGCGTTCGCGACCGAACGACTTGGCGGCGACTGCTACGTCCAGAGACAGCCCACCACCCCCGAAGAGGTCGACCGCGCGCTCATGGTCGTTCGCTGCCAGGAGTTCGGATGCGTTCGGTACCGGGGGACCCACCCCGTCATCCTGCGCCGACTCACTGAAGCGGGGGAAGGCGACCAGTGCGATGCGCCTCTGCCCGCAGGGATCCGCCCTGTCTTGCGGAACCACGTCTCCGTCGAAGCACAGCGTCTCGATACTCGCGCTTGGGAGTCAGCGGCTGTGCTTGAGCGCTTCCGTCTTTGGCTGACGGGCCAACAACCCAACTATCGAACCACTCACATCGAGAGGCGCGCCTCCAGCGCCTCCTTTTCGTTCTCCTGGACCGAGAATGGGTTCCACGAAGTGACGGCCAACCCCATCGGCGACGTACCAGGCCGGTGGCTCCTCCGACATGCAGGAAATATCACGGTGTCCGAGATCATCGCGGAGTGGCTGAAGGGCGCAGGGGAACTGGGCGCGGTGCAGTGGTACTCGCAGGAGGAGTGGGAACGTGGCCTTCCGGGCCAGGCCCGCCCCTGGTAA